The genomic stretch GACCAGTTGCGCGGCGGAGACGAGGTCCGTTCGCCCGAGGATGTCGCACACCCGAGGACCGAGGCGGATAAACATCCACCGTCTGCCGGGCTCGGCGGAGATGCTCGCCGAGTCGAAGGCAGTGCCCGGCGTGCGGCCCCCACTCATCCGGATGGGTGTGCCTAGGTGCGGGCGTCGAGGTCGTACGCGAGTCGGCGCAGTGCGGACCCGTACTCGCGGTGGGTGAGAGCGTGGGCGAACTGTGCTTCGAGGTAGGTCTGCGGGGAGCCGGTGTCGTACCAGGTGCCGGCGATGACCTGCCCGTAGAGCGGGTTGGCGATGGCGTGGGCGTGCAGGGCGTCGGAGAGATAGATCTCTCCTTCCGGCTTCTGGTACCAGCGGCGGGTCTGCTCCTCCAGTTCGGCGACGACGCCGGGAGTGATCACGTATCCGCCGATCGCGGCGTAGGGCGAGGGGGCGTCCTGCGGCTCCGGCTTTTCGACCAGACCGGAGACGCGCAGGCATCCGCCGCCGAGATCTTCTTTGACGATCGGCACGCCGTAGCGGAAGGAGTCGGCCGGATCCATGGGCATCAGGGCCAGGACAGGGGCGCCAGTGGCCTCGTACGCCGTCTTGAGCTGCTGCGCGCGGGGGACGTCGGCGACGAACACGTCATCCGCCCAGAGAACCATGAAGGGTTCGTCCCCGATGAGCCGGGCCGCGTTGAGGACGGGCGTGCCGTTGCCGTAGGGCCCGTTCTGGTGGATGAAGCTGATGTGCGCGGCCAGATCAGAGAGTTCACGCACACTGTCGGCGAGGGAAGATCGCCTTCGGCAGCTTCTTCCACAGCACCAGGACCGCGATGGTTCCCGCTCCGAGGCTGAGAGCGGCTCGCGCGCCGGGTGCGCCCACCGCGTCGGCGAGCATCCCTGGCAGCCCGGCAATCTTGGCGAGTCCCTCGGCCGACGCTTTTGTCCCGGCCATGGAGTACAGCTGGCCCGCGATCAGCACCAGCCCGATCCCGGCCAGCATGCCCTCGACGACAGCCACCGAGATGGCCCGGAAGTACCGGCCCAACTTCAGGGCGCCCATGAGGAGCTGGAGCACACCGGTGGCGAGCACGACGACCCCGAGGACGGGCAGGCCGTACTCGCGTACGGCTTCGAAGACCAGCACGGTCAGACCCGCGGCTGGCCCCGAGACCTGGAGGCTGCTGCCGGGCAGGAAGCCGGTGACGAGACCGCCGACGATGCCGGTGACCAGACCGAGTTCGGCCGGCACACCGGAGGCGACGGCCACGCCCACGCACAGCGGCAGCGCGACGAGGAAGACGACGAGCGAGGCGGCGAAGTCCTGCCGGAAAGTCGAGCCGGACGTATCGGAGTTCTTGCGGCGGTGGCCGTGCCTTCGCCGATTCGTGGGTGTCCCGCCGGTGGCCCTCCTGTGCGCGCTCACAGCGCGACGAAGGTGTCGGCGTGCGACCGGTGGGCCAGCACGGTGCCGGTGTGGACCTCGTAGAACCAGGCGTGCAGACGCAGACGGTCCGCGTCGAGCCGCCGCGCGACGCACGGGTACGAGCGCAGCCTGAGGATCTGCGCCAGCACGTGGGACTGCACCGCGCCCGCGATCGCGGGGTCGTCCTGGACCGTCGCTTCGCCCGGCTGGGGCGCGGCATGGGCGAGCCAGTCACGGACGGCGGGTACGGCGCTCAGGTCCTCGCCGCGCACCAGCGCGCCGACGGCGCCGCAGTGCGAGTGGCCGCAGACGACCACGTCGGTGACACCGAGGACCTCCACCGCGTACTCGATGGTGGCCGCCTCGCTGGTCGGCCGCCCGGGGGCGTACGGGGGAACGATGTTGCCCGCCGTGCGCAACTCGAAGAGCTCGCCCGGGCGGGCCCCGGTGATCAGGGCCGGGACGACCCGCGAGTCGGAGCAGGTGATGAACAGGGCCTGCGGGGCCTGGCCGTCGGCGAGCCGGGCGAACTCCTCGGGCCGTGCCGCGGTCCGCTGCCGGAACGACCGGGCGTGTTCGATGAAGGGCTGCATGTGGAATGCCTCCTGGGCGCGCCGCAGGGCGCGTCGGTCCTTCAGGTGGGGAAATGGCCACTGAGGCAGGCAAGGGGCAGCGCTCCGCGCGCAGTGGGAGCGCGCGCGAGCGCGGGGCGGCTGGGAGAAGTGCCTCGGCCGTCCAGAAGGGTGCTTGCCTGTGGGTTCGGTCAGCAGCGGAAGATCTGAAGTCCCGCAGGAGAGAGCCCTGTTGCCGGTCTTGGCTGACGGTACGTGTGCCCGGCCGTCGAGGGCATCGACGACGCCGCGGCCACGTGGGCGCCCACGGTCTGGGCGCCACTTGAAGCGCCGACCGAGGCGTTCTCGTCGGATCGCTGGCGATCGCGGGTCAGGAAGTGTTGGGACGTCTCTTCGGGGCCGTGGGCGTCGTCACAGACCAACGCCTCGCCCTGGGACGTCGTGGCCTCCCGCTCGTGGGCGAAGGCCATGGGAGCGGTGTGCGTGAAGAGCTGAAGGGCCAGCAACGCGGCAGCGAGGGCCGCGAACAGGGCCCAGACCGGCTTGCCTCGTGACACGCGTTCAGCTCCTGGTCGTACGTGGTTCCGTGCAGCCTGGGGACTGTGCCGCGAAGACGATCCATCCGCTAATTCCATTAGTACATTAACTGTAGGGGGTGCTTTGATGGTTACGGCGGGGCTTCACCCTCACGGGGGGGAGTTTCGGAAGGCGGTGCGACTGACGCTTCCCGCCTCCGCTGCCGCCTGTCTCTCCATGCCAGCTCGGCGATCAGGGCTACGACCAGGGCGATGATCAGCACCGTTACCACGATGTAGAAGGTGGAGATCCCCGACAGGAGCCCGCTCTGGTCGTCCTTGATGTCTGACGCGATCCGAGAGGCGTGGGTCATGTTGCTCGCGGTGTTAGACGTCACCGTGTTCCGTCATGCCCCCCTCCGGACCCCCTTTGTGGGGGTGTGCGACACCCATGTTACCCCACGGACTCTAAGTGTCTTAGTAGACGATGCCATGTCCGGTCATGGACTTCAGTGGCTGTACCCGCTCAGCAGCGCCCGTTCTCCGGCGGAGAAGAGATGTGTGGCTGAGCAGAGTTCACCGCCTGTCCGAGGCAGCGCTCGCTCCGGGAGTCCGCGTGCGTGTGGTCGGCGGCCTGCCAGGTGGCGAGTACAAGTGCCGCGACCTGATGGGTCGGTAGGAGTCGTCGGCTTCATCCCAGACGGAGATTCCACCTGCCGGTCCGGCCGGTGGGTCCGGGAGCCGGGGTGAGCAGGGTCAGCCGGATCGTCATGGGGCGCACGCTATCCCTGTGCCGGTGGTGCGGCCTGGGCCGGAGCGGGGGTGAGACAGGCCATCTTGGCTGGTAGGCGCGGGACCGGTACCGTCTGGCGTATTAGGACGACGGCGCGAACGGAAGTCCGGTGCAATTCCGGCACGGTCGCGCCACTGTGAGCTGTGCAACTCTTCGCGCTGAGTGGGGAGTTGCCGGTGAGTCAGACCCGGCGCCGTCGTCGCGTGCTCCAACGAGCGGGACGCGTGTTCCCGAGGAGGTACCGCCGTGGCTCACACTGCAGCTGCCCCTGCCCCCCTGTCCTCGCCGGTCGTGGCGAAACTGCCGATCCGGGCGATTCTGCCCTGGGCGGTGTTCTTCGGCCTGCTGATGCTGGTCCTGCTGTACTTCGTCGGCGCCGATCAGGGCGCCACCTCCGTCTTCTCCGGCGAGGGCGTCCACGAGTGGGTCCACGACGGCCGGCACCTGCTCGGCTTCCCCTGCCACTGAGTCGCGAGAGGACAGCCGTATGAACTCCGTCACCGTCCGCGCGCTGCTGGTACGCGGAATGCTCGCGGGCCTGGCCGCGGGGCTGTTGGCCTTCGGGCTCGCCTATCTGATCGGCGAGCCCGGCGTGAACGCGGGCATCGCCTACGAGGACGCCCACACCCACGATCACGGCATGGAACTGGTCAGCCGGGCCGCGCAGTCCACCACCGGCCTGGCCACCGGGGTGCTGGTCCTCGGCACGGCGGTGGGCGGGATCGCCGCGTTGGCGTTCTGCTTCGCCCTGGGGCGAGTCGGCCGATTCGGCGCGCGGGCGACCACCTTGCTGGTCGCCGGCGGCGCCTTCGTCACCGTCTACCTGGTGCCGTTCCTGAAGTACCCGGCCAACCCGCCGGGGTCCAGCGACCCTGACACCATCGGAAAGCGGACCACGCTGTACGTCGGGATGATCGCCCTGACCGTGCTGGTCGCCCTCGGCGCGGTGATCCTCGGCCGCCGCCTGGCCGGGCGGATCGGCAACTGGAACGCCGCTGTCGCCGCGACCACCGCCTTCATCGGGGTCATCGCCGTGGCCATGGCGTTCCTGCCGGCGGTCAACGAGACGCCCAAGGACTTCCCGGCCACCGTGCTGTGGCAGTTCCGCCTCGCCTCACTCGGCATCCAGGCGCTGCTGTGGGCCTCGTTCGGCGTGGTCTTCGGTTTCCTCGCAGAACGGGTCCTGTCGCCGCACCCCGCGCGCCCGGCCCAGGCGGCTGCGGCCCCTGGGGTGGCGTCGGCCGCCTGATCGGCTCAGGTAGAGGGGCCTGTGCCGGGGGCGCGACCGGCACAGGCCCTTTGCGCGTGGTGGTGGTGGCGCACGGATGCCGTCCTTGCTTCGCAGGAGGTGCCCGTCCTGGACCGCGGCTCGCCCGCTCATACGGTGACGGGCTGCGGCCGACGTACGGTGAGTCGGCCGCTGTGTGCCAGCGCCGCGATCGATGTCGCGCAGGCGAGCCCGGTGGCGGGCAGTCCTGCCCAGGTCAGCCAGAGTGCGTTGTGCCGCGCGGCGAAGTCCCAGAGGGGCGCACGTGGCGAGGTTGCCGAGGCCGGAGACGGTGTTGCAGAAGCCGTAGTGCGTGGCGACCGGGCGGTCGCCGGACAGGGTCACGACGGTGTCCATCTCGAACGGGTAGACCACTGCGCTGCCCGCCGCGAGCAGGACGACGGCCGCGACCAGGGCCACGAGTACCGCCACCGACGAGCCGCGCGGAGCGAAGGCCAGTGGCAGGAAGGCCACCCCCATCGCTGCCAGCCCCCGCACCAGCGCCTCGCTGGGACTCCAGCGGCGTTTGGCCAGGCCGGTGAGGTGCACCTGTCCGACGACGGCGACCGCGGCCGAGACGACGAACAGCCCGCTCGTGACCGCCGTGCCGTTCGCTCCCAGCGCGTCGGACGCGGCGAGGGGGAGCGCCAGATACACCTGGAAGGTCAGGACGTACGAGCCGATCATCGCGGCGGAGAAGAGCAGGAAGGGCCGGTTGGCCACGACTGTGCGCCACTGGGCCAGCACGCCCTCGCCGCCGGTGCCGGCCGTGTGGCCGCGGCGCGCGGGCAGCGACCGCCACTGCAGCAGCGTCAGCACGGCGAAGATGGCGGCGGCCACGGTGCACACGAGGCGGAAGTCGGCTGCCAGCAGGGCGAGTCCGACGAGCGAGCCGAGGAGCATGCCGGCCTGGTAGTAGACGTTGAAGGTGGCGAAGGCATCCACGCGCCGCTCGCCCGCCTCGGCGGCCAGGTAGGCGCGTACGGCCGGGTTGAACAGCGCGCCCGCGAAGCCCGTGGCGGCGGAGGCGGCGATCAGGGCGGGCAGGTTGTCGACCCAGCCGAGCAGGCCGAAGCCGACGGCGCGCAGGAGGCAGCCGGTCATGATCGGGGCCTTGTAGCCGAAGCGGTCGGCGAGGGTGCCGCCGATCAGGAACATGCCCTGCTGGGAGAAGTTCCGTACGCCCAGCACGAGCCCGACCGCCCACGCGGCGAGGCCGAGTTGACCGGACAGGTGGGCGGCGAGGTAGGGCATGAGCATGTAGAAGGCGAGGTTGATGGCGAACCGGTTGGCCATCAACAGCCGTACGGGGGGCGGGAAGGAGCGG from Streptomyces mirabilis encodes the following:
- a CDS encoding carbonic anhydrase translates to MQPFIEHARSFRQRTAARPEEFARLADGQAPQALFITCSDSRVVPALITGARPGELFELRTAGNIVPPYAPGRPTSEAATIEYAVEVLGVTDVVVCGHSHCGAVGALVRGEDLSAVPAVRDWLAHAAPQPGEATVQDDPAIAGAVQSHVLAQILRLRSYPCVARRLDADRLRLHAWFYEVHTGTVLAHRSHADTFVAL
- a CDS encoding CbtA family protein produces the protein MNSVTVRALLVRGMLAGLAAGLLAFGLAYLIGEPGVNAGIAYEDAHTHDHGMELVSRAAQSTTGLATGVLVLGTAVGGIAALAFCFALGRVGRFGARATTLLVAGGAFVTVYLVPFLKYPANPPGSSDPDTIGKRTTLYVGMIALTVLVALGAVILGRRLAGRIGNWNAAVAATTAFIGVIAVAMAFLPAVNETPKDFPATVLWQFRLASLGIQALLWASFGVVFGFLAERVLSPHPARPAQAAAAPGVASAA
- a CDS encoding CbtB domain-containing protein, whose product is MAHTAAAPAPLSSPVVAKLPIRAILPWAVFFGLLMLVLLYFVGADQGATSVFSGEGVHEWVHDGRHLLGFPCH